One Ricinus communis isolate WT05 ecotype wild-type chromosome 7, ASM1957865v1, whole genome shotgun sequence genomic region harbors:
- the LOC8261997 gene encoding protein-S-isoprenylcysteine O-methyltransferase A, with product MTEIFSYTACRQLSQMFFSISFFHGSEYLLAISIHGKSTVTLKSLLVSKHYLLAMLFSLVEYLIEFSLFPGLKEYWWVSNLGLVLVVIGEVIRKMAIITAGRAFTHLIKIYHEEHHKLITHGVYRFVRHPSYCGFFIWSVGTQIMLCNPISTIAFAVVVWHFFANRIPYEEYFLRRFFGSQYEEYARQIPSGVPFVK from the coding sequence ATGACTGAGATCTTCAGTTATACAGCCTGCAGACAGTTATCTCAGATGTTTTTCTCGATTAGTTTTTTTCATGGTTCTGAATACCTTCTAGCAATCAGCATTCATGGGAAATCAACTGTTACTCTTAAGTCGCTTCTGGTCAGCAAGCATTATCTTCTAGCAATGCTCTTTTCATTGGTTGAATACTTGATTGAATTCTCTTTATTTCCTGGACTGAAGGAATATTGGTGGGTAAGTAATTTAGGCCTTGTGCTAGTTGTAATTGGTGAAGTCATTCGGAAAATGGCAATTATAACAGCTGGGCGAGCCTTCACACATCTTATCAAGATTTATCATGAGGAGCATCACAAGCTGATCACTCATGGAGTCTACAGATTTGTTCGTCATCCAAGCTATTGTGGTTTCTTCATCTGGTCAGTTGGCACCCAGATAATGTTATGTAATCCCATATCGACAATTGCATTTGCAGTTGTTGTCTGGCACTTCTTTGCAAATAGAATACCGTATGAAGAGTATTTCTTGAGGCGGTTTTTTGGGTCCCAGTACGAGGAATATGCTCGGCAAATTCCTTCTGGAGTTCCATTTGTGAAGTGA
- the LOC8261998 gene encoding 40S ribosomal protein S5 → MAAEVAAPLVSSEPMQPYNEVKLFNRWTFEDVQVNDISLSDYIGIQPAKHATYVPHTAGRYSVKRFRKAQCPIVERLTNSLMMHGRNNGKKLMAVRIVKHAMEIIHLLTDLNPIQVIVDAVVNSGPREDATRIGSAGVVRRQAVDISPLRRVNQAIYLLTTGAREAAFRNIKTIAECLADELINAAKGSSNSYAIKKKDEIERVAKANR, encoded by the exons ATGGCAGCAGAAGTGGCGGCGCCGCTTGTTAGCTCAGAGCCAATGCAGCCTTACAATGAAGTGAAGCTGTTTAATCGCTGGACGTTTGAGGACGTTcag GTCAATGATATTTCCTTGTCTGACTACATTGGGATCCAACCAGCCAAGCATGCTACTTATGTTCCGCACACTGCTGGGAGGTATTCAGTAAAGCGTTTCAGGAAGGCTCAATGCCCAATTGTGGAGAGGCTTACAAACTCATTGATGATGCATGGTAGAAACAATGGGAAAAAATTGATGGCTGTTAGGATTGTGAAACATGCTATGGAAATCATTCACCTTTTGACTGATCTAAACCCTATCCAAGTTATTGTAGATGCTGTGGTTAACAG tgGGCCACGGGAAGATGCAACCCGTATTGGTTCTGCTGGTGTTGTGAGGCGTCAGGCTGTGGATATTTCTCCTCTAAGGCGTGTGAATCAGGCCATCTATCTCCTTACTACTGGTGCTCGTGAAGCTGCTTTCAGAAACATCAAGACCATTGCTGAATGTTTGGCTGATGAGCTTATCAATGCAGCAAAGGGCTCTTCCAACAG TTATGCCATCAAGAAAAAGGATGAGATTGAAAGAGTTGCCAAGGCCAACCGTTGA